From one Halosimplex rubrum genomic stretch:
- a CDS encoding aryl-sulfate sulfotransferase, which produces MDLDSLELTRPLVARLCVVALVAVLLIPSGVSALTHEPVELQAGNIDEPANGTTVIAVQGFKGRGQNSSKKPARLVGVGPEGDLEWNYEPKEDVTWFYDVDPLDDGTLLVTGVTRDGTTVFKYDPATNSRVWTERLDADDTHDVDLINGDELLVANMRNYNETTETNDDRIFVYNRTTGETVWEYRFERIYDRGDTSGGSGSYTGDWTHVNDIDKIDDGRYMASPRNMDEVVVINRSTKEVDLSLGTPGNHSVIYEQHNPNYLDSEDGAPTILVADSENDRVVEYEYAGGEGRNASWERIWNLGVDGNLNWPRDADRLPSGNTLVTDSLNHRVMEVTPEGEVVWEYYAPWGTYEAERVQLGDEPGGPTIADQNASGAYGLNGSAALTPGATERATFASWLHTTFAGTPISGQVDWVAERWAHIAPWVRPVWMNPWAFVAFLGAAAVTLGWAGGEAVYHRRWIGGRLRAGYDRVRPSGGGSSRPDD; this is translated from the coding sequence ATGGATCTGGATTCACTCGAACTCACGCGCCCGCTGGTCGCCCGTCTCTGCGTAGTCGCCCTCGTCGCGGTACTGCTGATCCCGTCGGGGGTCTCCGCGCTCACGCACGAACCGGTCGAACTGCAGGCGGGGAACATCGACGAGCCCGCGAACGGGACCACGGTCATCGCCGTTCAGGGGTTCAAGGGACGCGGACAGAACAGCTCGAAGAAACCCGCCCGGCTCGTCGGCGTCGGCCCCGAGGGCGATCTGGAGTGGAACTACGAGCCCAAAGAGGACGTGACGTGGTTCTACGACGTGGACCCGCTCGACGACGGCACCTTGCTGGTGACCGGCGTCACCCGCGACGGGACGACGGTCTTCAAGTACGACCCCGCGACCAACAGCCGCGTCTGGACCGAACGGCTCGACGCCGACGACACCCACGACGTGGACCTGATCAACGGCGACGAGCTGCTCGTCGCCAACATGCGCAACTACAACGAGACGACCGAGACCAACGACGACCGCATCTTCGTCTACAACCGGACGACCGGCGAGACGGTCTGGGAGTACCGCTTCGAGCGGATCTACGACCGCGGCGACACCAGCGGCGGCAGCGGGAGCTACACCGGCGACTGGACCCACGTCAACGACATCGACAAAATCGACGACGGCCGGTACATGGCGTCGCCACGCAACATGGACGAGGTCGTCGTCATCAACCGCTCGACGAAGGAGGTCGACCTGTCGCTGGGCACACCCGGCAACCACAGCGTCATCTACGAGCAGCACAACCCCAACTACCTCGACAGCGAGGACGGCGCCCCGACGATCCTCGTCGCCGACAGCGAGAACGACCGCGTCGTCGAGTACGAGTACGCCGGCGGCGAGGGCCGTAACGCCTCCTGGGAGCGCATCTGGAACCTCGGCGTCGACGGCAACCTCAACTGGCCGCGCGACGCCGACCGGCTCCCGTCGGGCAACACCCTCGTCACCGACTCGCTCAACCACCGCGTCATGGAGGTCACCCCCGAGGGCGAGGTCGTCTGGGAGTACTACGCCCCGTGGGGCACCTACGAGGCCGAGCGCGTCCAGCTGGGCGACGAGCCCGGCGGTCCGACCATCGCCGACCAGAACGCCAGCGGCGCCTACGGCCTGAACGGCAGCGCCGCGCTCACCCCCGGCGCGACCGAACGGGCGACCTTCGCCTCGTGGCTCCACACCACGTTCGCCGGCACCCCCATCTCGGGCCAGGTCGACTGGGTCGCCGAGCGGTGGGCGCACATCGCGCCCTGGGTTCGTCCCGTCTGGATGAACCCCTGGGCGTTCGTCGCCTTCCTCGGCGCCGCGGCCGTCACCCTCGGCTGGGCCGGCGGCGAGGCGGTGTATCACCGCCGCTGGATCGGCGGCCGCCTCCGCGCCGGCTACGACCGCGTGCGCCCCTCGGGCGGCGGGTCCTCACGGCCGGACGACTGA
- a CDS encoding DUF7125 family protein, producing the protein MIAIAGAKGGCGKTTTTLGLAAAFARSGVQTLAVDADRQLPDLHVVAGVEREPTVAGLDRQTGWHALAQAAPEADGAHVLPGQKPTENAELDAALEWLDAGATEVLLDCPSGAGPDVVEALAVADGVVVVTTGSDQSLDAAGTTIDIARRLDVPVAGAVFTHCSAVPEAFHARFEVPVLAVVPESASPLTDDEARAEYERAADELAAMTAVAPADAGEPDDAEVAPDRPRGDAATDRHDGTRADDGEGRPDRPAEEPSRSSTDDREAGDDGQRVDERDRATDDTGGDGDTSPPVRDGPAGGNGVATDGTGGAVEGTATAEGAGTGSATGGAPDGCAGLTTRRADLSGLAPGSVAVVEADPASQSEQLLYGLTADRGTLYVSTERGERAVRDALDATAVPVGSPTVRYLTDDAVAETERLVGELPNGSNVVVDATAALERADRDTYREFLNDLKARMLETNSVAVLHCLRRPDTPENRATTEHVADAVFDVESTGAGADPVTVRKFRGAGGREAPAEALVAGESGDASAGDAGRGGRGDRGVGRRQDGDASPVDRRAALDADGSDDD; encoded by the coding sequence ATGATAGCGATCGCGGGCGCGAAAGGAGGCTGTGGCAAGACGACGACGACGCTCGGGCTCGCGGCGGCCTTCGCCCGCTCGGGCGTCCAGACGCTGGCCGTCGACGCCGACCGCCAGCTACCGGATCTGCACGTCGTGGCGGGCGTCGAACGCGAGCCGACCGTCGCCGGGCTGGACCGCCAGACCGGCTGGCACGCCCTCGCGCAGGCGGCGCCCGAGGCCGACGGCGCACACGTACTGCCGGGACAGAAGCCGACGGAGAACGCCGAACTCGACGCCGCGCTGGAGTGGCTCGACGCCGGCGCGACCGAGGTCCTGCTGGACTGCCCCTCGGGGGCCGGCCCGGACGTGGTGGAGGCGCTCGCGGTCGCCGACGGCGTCGTCGTCGTCACGACCGGCAGCGACCAGAGCCTCGACGCCGCCGGGACGACCATCGACATCGCGCGCCGGCTCGACGTGCCCGTCGCCGGCGCGGTGTTCACCCACTGTTCGGCCGTCCCCGAGGCGTTCCACGCCCGCTTCGAGGTGCCGGTCCTCGCGGTCGTCCCCGAGTCGGCGTCGCCGCTGACCGACGACGAGGCCCGCGCCGAGTACGAGCGCGCCGCCGACGAACTCGCGGCCATGACCGCCGTCGCGCCCGCGGATGCCGGCGAACCGGACGATGCCGAGGTCGCTCCGGACCGCCCGCGCGGGGACGCCGCGACCGATCGACACGACGGTACCCGGGCGGACGACGGCGAGGGCCGACCGGATCGGCCGGCGGAGGAACCCTCGCGGTCGTCGACAGACGACCGCGAGGCGGGTGACGACGGTCAGCGAGTCGACGAGCGCGACCGAGCGACCGACGACACCGGTGGTGACGGGGACACGAGCCCGCCGGTGCGGGACGGGCCGGCAGGCGGGAACGGAGTGGCTACCGACGGGACCGGTGGGGCCGTCGAGGGGACCGCGACCGCCGAAGGGGCCGGAACGGGGTCGGCCACCGGTGGCGCGCCGGACGGCTGCGCCGGGCTGACCACCCGACGGGCGGATCTGAGCGGGCTGGCACCGGGGAGCGTCGCGGTCGTCGAGGCCGACCCCGCGAGCCAGTCCGAGCAGTTGCTGTACGGGCTGACCGCCGACCGCGGGACGCTGTACGTCTCGACCGAGCGCGGCGAGCGCGCGGTCCGCGACGCCCTCGACGCGACGGCGGTCCCCGTCGGCAGCCCGACCGTCCGGTACCTGACCGACGACGCCGTCGCCGAGACCGAGCGGCTGGTCGGCGAGCTGCCCAACGGGTCGAACGTCGTCGTCGACGCGACGGCCGCGCTCGAACGCGCCGACCGCGACACCTACCGCGAGTTCCTCAACGATCTGAAGGCGCGGATGCTGGAGACGAACAGCGTCGCCGTCCTGCACTGTCTGCGCCGTCCGGACACGCCCGAGAACCGCGCGACGACCGAACACGTCGCCGACGCGGTGTTCGACGTCGAGTCGACCGGCGCGGGCGCGGACCCCGTCACCGTGCGGAAGTTCCGCGGCGCCGGTGGTCGGGAAGCGCCCGCCGAAGCACTCGTCGCCGGCGAGTCGGGTGACGCGTCCGCCGGCGACGCCGGCCGCGGTGGTCGGGGCGACCGCGGTGTCGGTCGCCGACAGGACGGCGACGCGTCGCCGGTCGACCGGCGGGCCGCGCTCGACGCGGACGGGTCCGACGACGACTGA
- a CDS encoding response regulator codes for MNPDETADSEPVKRERSRDGGLQRRVVLVADRDPAVTDELAAVLRERFTVRSAYDSADALASLDPDVSVALLDPSIPGLSAQRVVDRVRTDDADCQVAALADEPLDIGSTAFDDYLVKPVDDDHLTETVEQLSRRATYRTTLEAFYRVARERADASDERRERLDRRLAELDDSLDDIFGSLDGPEAYDAALRELDADP; via the coding sequence ATGAATCCAGACGAAACGGCCGACTCCGAGCCCGTGAAGCGGGAGCGCTCGCGGGACGGTGGCCTCCAGAGGCGGGTAGTCCTCGTCGCCGACCGCGACCCGGCCGTCACCGACGAGCTGGCCGCCGTGCTCAGGGAGCGGTTCACCGTTCGGTCGGCCTACGACAGCGCCGACGCGCTGGCGAGTCTCGACCCCGACGTGAGCGTCGCCCTGCTCGACCCGTCGATCCCGGGGCTGTCGGCTCAGCGGGTCGTCGACCGGGTCCGGACCGACGACGCCGACTGTCAGGTCGCCGCGCTGGCCGACGAACCCCTCGATATCGGGTCGACTGCGTTCGACGACTACCTCGTCAAACCCGTCGACGACGACCACCTCACGGAGACCGTCGAGCAGCTCAGCCGGCGGGCGACCTACCGGACGACCCTCGAAGCGTTCTACCGGGTCGCCCGCGAACGCGCCGACGCGAGCGACGAGAGACGCGAGCGCCTGGACCGGCGACTCGCCGAGCTCGACGACTCCCTCGACGACATCTTCGGCTCGCTCGACGGCCCCGAGGCCTACGACGCCGCGCTCCGCGAACTCGACGCCGACCCCTGA
- a CDS encoding MinD/ParA family ATP-binding protein → MILAVCGGKGGVGKSTVSLNLARELDAVAVDADLATPDLPRGRGPDLHDVLAGRAAPLEAVEAVDEIDLLPCGRTLAGARAADLTELPKALELVDRQFGRVVVDCPAGLARDVGYQIHGADAVVLVTTPDRPALLNAFRTRHLAGELDTPVASVVVNRATADEDRAIAARAEDELGAPTTLVPRREPLAESFQAGTPLRDFDPDSGALTAFETLTERIEESERQIAGDAEPV, encoded by the coding sequence ATGATCCTCGCGGTCTGCGGCGGGAAGGGCGGCGTCGGCAAGTCCACCGTCTCGCTGAACCTCGCCCGCGAACTCGACGCGGTCGCCGTCGACGCCGACCTGGCGACGCCGGACCTGCCCCGCGGGCGCGGTCCCGACCTCCACGACGTGCTCGCCGGGCGCGCGGCGCCGCTGGAGGCCGTCGAGGCGGTCGACGAGATCGACCTACTCCCCTGCGGCCGGACGCTGGCCGGGGCGCGAGCGGCGGACCTGACGGAGCTCCCGAAGGCGCTGGAGCTGGTCGACCGCCAGTTCGGTCGCGTGGTCGTCGACTGCCCCGCGGGGCTGGCCCGCGACGTGGGCTATCAGATCCACGGCGCCGACGCGGTCGTCCTCGTGACGACGCCCGACCGACCGGCGCTGCTCAACGCCTTCCGCACGCGCCACCTCGCCGGCGAACTCGACACGCCGGTCGCGAGCGTCGTCGTCAACAGGGCGACCGCCGACGAGGACCGCGCGATCGCCGCCCGCGCCGAGGACGAACTCGGCGCGCCGACGACGCTCGTCCCGCGGCGCGAGCCGCTGGCCGAGTCGTTCCAGGCGGGGACGCCCCTCCGGGACTTCGATCCGGACTCCGGCGCGCTGACCGCCTTCGAGACGCTGACCGAGCGCATCGAGGAGAGCGAGCGACAGATCGCCGGGGACGCCGAACCTGTCTGA
- a CDS encoding DUF7563 family protein, translating into MPECQNCGSFVTADYARVFTPNGVESPRVCPQCEDKIRDGADVREARSTRRG; encoded by the coding sequence ATGCCGGAATGCCAGAACTGCGGTTCCTTCGTTACGGCAGACTACGCACGGGTGTTCACGCCCAACGGGGTCGAGTCGCCGCGCGTCTGTCCTCAGTGCGAGGACAAGATCCGCGACGGGGCCGACGTCCGCGAGGCGCGCTCGACCCGCCGCGGATAG
- a CDS encoding DUF7857 domain-containing protein, with product MQEAEAIGETVERNGVTFVTATVSHDRGTAQVVRLENRLDGPVWPPRLGDQTAPAWTDGTWEARVGPDQALGVGYATPAPPREDGAPLSVVSVTRAGETDGADPEAVLASLDDWSPPSDALDR from the coding sequence ATGCAGGAAGCGGAGGCGATCGGAGAGACGGTCGAGCGAAACGGGGTGACGTTCGTCACGGCGACCGTGTCCCACGACCGGGGGACGGCGCAGGTCGTCCGGCTGGAAAACCGGCTGGACGGGCCGGTGTGGCCGCCGCGGCTCGGCGACCAGACGGCGCCGGCGTGGACCGACGGGACGTGGGAGGCACGCGTCGGGCCCGACCAGGCGCTGGGGGTCGGCTACGCGACGCCGGCGCCGCCGCGCGAGGACGGCGCGCCGCTGTCGGTCGTCTCGGTGACCCGCGCGGGCGAGACCGACGGCGCCGACCCCGAGGCGGTGCTCGCGTCGCTCGACGACTGGTCGCCGCCGAGCGACGCGTTGGACCGATGA
- a CDS encoding transcription initiation factor IIB, giving the protein MDARADADAGSVCTECGGRVREGETETVCEDCGLVAAEDAVERGPEWRSLDGDTDRRRTGAPLTESRHDRGLSTEIGYGTGSEVSGTRQRQLVRMRRQHNRARVDSKAERNKLYAYTEIRRLVSAMSLPTSVRDQSCSLFSSAQSEELLCGRSLEGFAAAVVYATCRTQSIARTIDEVVDVARAERNELKAAYDALNRELGLPVGPVSPTEYLPRYASELDVATDVERRAREYAVVLVESGRMGGKNPSGVAAACLYKAATEAGVDVKQTEAAELADVSRMTIGSTVGDLDDLA; this is encoded by the coding sequence ATCGACGCCCGAGCGGACGCGGACGCCGGCTCGGTGTGTACGGAGTGTGGTGGGCGAGTCCGAGAGGGCGAGACGGAGACGGTCTGCGAGGACTGCGGGCTGGTCGCGGCGGAGGACGCCGTCGAGCGGGGACCGGAGTGGCGGTCGCTCGACGGGGACACCGACCGTCGCCGGACCGGGGCGCCGCTGACGGAGTCCCGGCACGACCGCGGGCTCTCGACGGAGATCGGCTACGGGACCGGCTCGGAGGTCTCCGGCACGCGCCAGCGGCAGCTGGTGCGGATGCGCCGCCAGCACAACCGCGCCCGGGTCGACTCGAAGGCCGAGCGCAACAAGCTCTACGCCTACACGGAGATCAGACGGCTGGTCTCCGCGATGTCGCTACCCACGTCGGTGCGCGACCAGTCGTGTTCGCTGTTCTCTTCGGCCCAGTCCGAGGAGTTGCTCTGCGGGCGGTCGCTGGAGGGGTTCGCCGCCGCGGTCGTCTACGCCACCTGTCGGACCCAGTCCATCGCGCGGACGATAGACGAGGTCGTCGACGTGGCCCGCGCCGAGCGGAACGAACTCAAGGCGGCCTACGACGCGCTCAACCGGGAACTCGGCCTCCCGGTCGGGCCGGTCAGTCCGACGGAGTACCTGCCGCGGTACGCCTCGGAGCTCGACGTGGCGACCGACGTCGAGCGGCGGGCCCGCGAGTACGCCGTCGTGCTCGTCGAATCGGGCCGGATGGGCGGGAAGAACCCCAGCGGCGTCGCCGCGGCCTGTCTCTACAAGGCCGCCACCGAGGCCGGCGTCGACGTCAAACAGACCGAGGCCGCCGAGCTGGCCGACGTGTCGCGGATGACCATCGGCTCGACCGTCGGCGACCTCGACGACCTGGCGTAG
- a CDS encoding DUF7501 family protein, which yields MAATDSWNDPERCPFCGEALASPGAGFVDHTAENPDCEAKFETWRDRIGGDVRGGWSG from the coding sequence ATGGCAGCGACAGACTCCTGGAACGACCCCGAGCGGTGTCCGTTCTGCGGCGAGGCGCTCGCGTCGCCGGGCGCGGGGTTCGTCGACCACACGGCGGAGAACCCGGACTGCGAGGCGAAGTTCGAGACCTGGCGCGACCGGATCGGCGGCGACGTGCGCGGCGGCTGGAGCGGCTGA
- a CDS encoding DUF7504 family protein — protein MSTNPDDSGSTETPLNVLLLAPSVGGHEDEVCRELLHGPGEPERALLVTCMESPAERLDVWTDHEDGRPESATVVDVEASARSTAATAAGADGAPNTLVESVGPGTDLAGLGDVIDRHLAELASEGEVTVCVHSVSDLLQRAEERAVFKFLEVLTSTVERTGAVAHYHMNPDVHDRETIETFEVLFDSVVDLRTANVAGE, from the coding sequence ATGAGTACGAATCCGGACGACAGTGGGAGTACAGAGACGCCGTTGAACGTGTTGCTGTTGGCGCCGTCGGTCGGCGGCCACGAGGACGAAGTGTGCAGGGAGTTGCTGCACGGCCCCGGCGAACCCGAGCGCGCGCTGCTGGTCACCTGTATGGAGTCGCCCGCCGAGCGGCTCGACGTCTGGACCGACCACGAGGACGGCCGACCCGAGAGCGCGACGGTCGTCGACGTGGAGGCGTCCGCCCGGTCGACGGCGGCGACCGCGGCGGGAGCCGACGGCGCGCCCAACACGCTCGTCGAGTCGGTCGGTCCGGGGACCGATCTCGCGGGGCTGGGCGACGTGATCGACCGCCACCTCGCCGAACTCGCATCGGAAGGCGAAGTGACCGTCTGCGTCCACTCGGTGTCGGACCTGCTCCAGCGCGCCGAGGAGCGAGCCGTGTTCAAGTTCCTCGAAGTGCTGACGAGCACGGTCGAGCGCACCGGTGCGGTGGCTCACTACCACATGAATCCGGACGTACACGACCGCGAGACGATCGAGACGTTCGAAGTGTTGTTCGACAGCGTCGTCGACCTCCGGACGGCCAATGTCGCCGGCGAGTGA
- a CDS encoding RNA-binding protein, whose translation MDVKSRHHLRADAIADIEDAVAATLGVEIDADSYEKVEFEDSDWNVVLVDGDPLVLYVQDADGEDEPFLTVQGANAFPPQRNVVTVDAGAVSFVSDGADVMRPGIVEADDSIESGDLVAIAEESHGKFLAVGRAKTSGDDMVGDSGKVVESIHHVGDDLFEFTV comes from the coding sequence ATGGACGTGAAGTCGCGCCACCACCTCCGCGCGGACGCGATCGCCGACATCGAGGACGCCGTCGCGGCCACCCTCGGCGTCGAGATCGACGCCGACAGCTACGAGAAAGTCGAGTTCGAGGACAGCGACTGGAACGTCGTCCTCGTCGACGGCGACCCGCTCGTCCTCTACGTCCAGGACGCGGACGGCGAGGACGAACCGTTCCTCACCGTGCAGGGAGCCAACGCCTTCCCGCCCCAGCGCAACGTCGTCACCGTCGACGCCGGCGCCGTCTCGTTCGTCTCCGACGGCGCCGACGTGATGCGCCCCGGCATCGTCGAGGCCGACGACTCCATCGAGAGCGGCGATCTCGTCGCCATCGCCGAGGAGAGCCACGGCAAGTTCCTCGCCGTCGGTCGCGCGAAGACCAGCGGCGACGACATGGTCGGCGACTCCGGCAAGGTCGTCGAGTCGATCCACCACGTGGGCGACGACCTGTTCGAGTTCACCGTCTGA
- the glmM gene encoding phosphoglucosamine mutase has translation MFGTSGIRGPVGEDVTAALALSVGRAVGVDADRVVVGRDARESGRLLTDALTAGLRESGVDVVDLGLAATPTVGRSVAREDADAGVAITASHNPAPDNGIKLWQPSGQAYDADLRAEIEGRLREDATGLRAWDELGDRVDRDTADERHVDALVDAVDVTEPLSVVVDVGNGAGGVTVDALQRLGCAVETLNAQPDGSFPGRPSEPTAENCESLAALVAESDADLGIAHDGDADRMRCVAADGTYLSGDVTLALLAHEAASPGDRVAAPVDTSLAVDDHLADIDVSVERTRVGDVYVAERASESGVAFGGEPSGAWIWPEETLCPDGPLAACKVAALAAERPLAERLAEVETYPIRRDSVETDQKAAVMERVGDRVRAEYDDVTTLDGVRVDLGDAWFLLRASGTQPLVRITAEARDADRAEAVFAEARDLLVDAVEA, from the coding sequence ATGTTCGGTACCAGCGGCATCCGAGGACCGGTCGGCGAAGACGTGACGGCGGCGCTCGCCCTCTCGGTGGGGAGGGCCGTCGGCGTCGACGCCGACCGCGTCGTCGTGGGTCGCGACGCGCGCGAGAGCGGGCGGCTCCTGACCGACGCGCTGACCGCGGGTCTCCGCGAGTCGGGCGTCGACGTGGTCGACCTGGGACTGGCCGCGACGCCCACGGTCGGCCGGAGCGTCGCCCGCGAGGACGCCGACGCCGGCGTCGCGATCACCGCCTCGCACAACCCCGCGCCCGACAACGGTATCAAGCTCTGGCAGCCCTCCGGGCAGGCCTACGACGCCGACCTGCGCGCCGAGATCGAGGGGCGCCTCCGCGAGGACGCGACCGGCCTGAGAGCGTGGGACGAACTCGGCGACCGCGTCGACCGCGACACCGCGGACGAACGCCACGTCGACGCGCTCGTCGACGCCGTCGACGTCACCGAGCCCCTCTCGGTCGTCGTCGACGTGGGTAACGGCGCGGGGGGTGTGACGGTCGACGCCCTCCAGCGGCTGGGGTGCGCGGTCGAGACGCTCAACGCCCAGCCCGACGGGTCGTTCCCCGGTCGCCCGAGCGAGCCGACCGCCGAGAACTGCGAATCGCTGGCCGCGCTCGTCGCCGAGAGCGACGCCGACCTGGGGATCGCTCACGACGGCGACGCCGACCGGATGCGCTGTGTGGCCGCCGACGGGACCTACCTCTCGGGGGACGTGACCCTCGCGCTGCTGGCCCACGAAGCCGCGAGTCCCGGCGACCGCGTCGCCGCCCCCGTCGACACGAGCCTCGCCGTCGACGACCACCTCGCCGATATCGACGTGTCCGTCGAGCGCACGCGGGTCGGCGACGTGTACGTCGCCGAGCGGGCCAGCGAATCGGGCGTCGCCTTCGGCGGCGAGCCCAGCGGCGCCTGGATCTGGCCCGAGGAGACGCTCTGTCCCGACGGCCCCCTCGCGGCCTGCAAGGTGGCGGCGCTGGCCGCCGAGCGCCCGCTCGCCGAGCGGCTGGCCGAGGTCGAGACCTACCCGATCCGCCGGGACTCCGTCGAGACCGACCAGAAGGCGGCCGTGATGGAGCGGGTCGGCGACCGCGTCCGCGCCGAGTACGACGACGTGACCACGCTGGACGGCGTCCGCGTCGACCTGGGCGACGCGTGGTTCCTCCTGCGGGCCAGCGGCACGCAACCGCTCGTTCGGATCACCGCCGAGGCCCGCGACGCCGACCGCGCCGAGGCCGTCTTCGCCGAGGCGCGAGACCTGCTGGTCGACGCCGTCGAGGCGTGA
- a CDS encoding DUF6684 family protein codes for MSVLQLTEETWLDLTVNFIPIGILAVLDIMFWVYNPWGWDLWFVFWGHVLTVVPLVLLTALTYVSGRVIQRDERAGPPEEEADAGTEAADG; via the coding sequence ATGAGCGTCCTACAACTCACAGAGGAGACGTGGCTCGATCTGACTGTCAACTTCATCCCCATCGGGATCCTGGCGGTCCTCGACATCATGTTCTGGGTCTACAACCCGTGGGGCTGGGACCTGTGGTTCGTCTTCTGGGGGCACGTACTCACGGTCGTCCCGCTGGTCCTCCTGACGGCCCTGACCTACGTCAGCGGTCGCGTCATCCAGCGCGACGAACGCGCCGGACCGCCCGAGGAGGAAGCCGACGCGGGCACGGAGGCCGCCGATGGCTGA
- a CDS encoding DUF7090 family protein: MDYQLAIENTPDTVPGGTGVLLLHPSTGETDRIDTDFLSTDTDEMLVISTRTTAREVRQKLEHYEVDEERATILDALSVERGYTRRQSENVKYVSAPDDLDGIVDETRVFLESTEGKRRVSLDSVTEMVYYSDAERAAEAVDAILELLEEHDAVGLFHLAKGVHDDDELADFRARFDGVVDLSEDGSVDADF, translated from the coding sequence ATGGATTACCAGCTCGCCATCGAGAACACGCCGGACACGGTGCCCGGTGGGACGGGCGTCCTCCTCCTCCACCCGAGCACGGGTGAGACAGACCGGATCGACACGGACTTCTTGAGCACGGACACCGACGAGATGCTGGTCATCTCGACGCGGACGACCGCTCGGGAAGTGCGCCAGAAGCTCGAACACTACGAGGTCGACGAGGAGCGGGCGACGATCCTCGACGCGCTGTCGGTCGAGCGGGGCTACACCCGCCGTCAGTCCGAGAACGTCAAGTACGTCTCCGCACCCGACGACCTGGACGGGATCGTCGACGAGACGCGGGTGTTCCTCGAATCGACCGAGGGCAAGCGGCGGGTCAGCCTCGACTCGGTGACGGAGATGGTGTACTACTCCGACGCCGAGCGGGCCGCCGAGGCCGTCGACGCCATCCTCGAACTGCTCGAAGAACACGACGCGGTCGGGCTGTTCCACCTGGCGAAGGGGGTCCACGACGACGACGAACTGGCGGACTTCCGCGCCCGGTTCGACGGCGTCGTCGACCTCTCCGAGGACGGCTCCGTCGACGCCGACTTCTGA
- a CDS encoding DUF1028 domain-containing protein, whose protein sequence is MTFSICVRESYTDGSGRERTRYGVAVTTRLAGVGTLCPFASEHGAVATQSLVNVDLGRKGIEYLDDGLAVEDALEALLNADDGRAGRQLHGVGADGEFAFSGEECRPWYGDRVGDNYTVAGNLLTGGDVVEAVADTYEETTAGAPDDPESDPETPLAKRLIEALAAGHELGGDKREELHVQSAALLVRSTEDREMAPHYDDLRVDATETPVEDLRETYELAAEGYEMAMERYEDEYEDDEDAGE, encoded by the coding sequence GTGACGTTCAGCATCTGCGTTCGGGAGTCCTACACGGACGGGTCGGGCCGGGAACGGACCCGCTACGGGGTCGCGGTGACGACGCGACTGGCCGGCGTGGGGACGCTGTGTCCGTTCGCGAGCGAGCACGGCGCCGTCGCCACCCAGAGCCTGGTCAACGTCGACCTGGGACGGAAAGGGATCGAGTACCTCGACGACGGACTCGCGGTCGAGGACGCGCTGGAAGCCCTGCTCAACGCCGACGACGGCCGCGCGGGGCGCCAGCTCCACGGCGTCGGTGCCGACGGCGAGTTCGCTTTCTCCGGCGAGGAGTGTCGGCCCTGGTACGGCGACCGCGTCGGCGACAACTACACCGTCGCCGGAAACCTGCTGACCGGCGGCGATGTCGTGGAGGCGGTCGCCGACACCTACGAGGAGACTACCGCCGGCGCGCCCGACGACCCCGAGAGCGACCCCGAGACGCCGCTGGCCAAGCGACTGATCGAGGCGCTGGCCGCCGGGCACGAACTCGGCGGGGACAAACGCGAGGAGTTGCACGTCCAGAGCGCGGCGCTACTGGTCCGCTCGACCGAGGACCGCGAGATGGCGCCACACTACGACGACCTGCGCGTCGACGCGACCGAGACGCCCGTCGAGGACCTGCGCGAGACCTACGAACTCGCCGCCGAGGGCTACGAGATGGCGATGGAGCGCTACGAAGACGAGTACGAGGACGACGAGGACGCCGGCGAGTGA